Genomic window (Capsicum annuum cultivar UCD-10X-F1 chromosome 10, UCD10Xv1.1, whole genome shotgun sequence):
AACTCCAAAAGCCAAGAATTCGTGAATAATTTGTgtatcctttttttcctttttcattcttaattatgAAGTAATCTAATTATTTGTGAATTCCCACTTGGAACATACCCCTCAAATAGTTCAAATGGACACCCTTAATGGAGTTGGAAATGATATCCGTCTATGATTTgaagagaaaaggaaaagaaaaaacggataaaatttgaaatgaaaacaGAAATATTAAGGAATAAAAATCTAGTCATACGGTGGCATCCACCTCATTAAATGTTAGGTCATTGGTGAACAATAACTAAAATGAGAAACATTTTCACGTGTTTTATTAATCGTAAGAGCATATTCGACCCAAAAGTATAACAAGGGACAAATTTCGCTAATGAATTAAAGTGGAGGatattttttactcttttctcTAATGTTTCATTAGCACTGTTTGAAAAGGCTGTTTTGGAAAATGACATAGATGAATGAGTACACAATAGCGTATATTTTGTCATTCGATATATGTAAGTGCAACACATATATTAAAACTAGTAAAACGAAAGAGAGAATCGAGAGAAAGTATTGAGTACACAAGACACATATACTAAATAAGATAGATGTATTATCAAGATTGGATTGAAGTAATGCAACCAATCATGGAGTTTCAATACAAGACTCGATTGACTATGACCCCAAaagacaaataaaagagaaagagacAACCGATACAACATAGAAATAAGGGATCCATATGCAGGATCACGACTCCATCCATCTTATTCTTAATTAATTCTTCTCACGGTACCAAATAATGTTGATCAGCCTTACTGGACCCTGCATCAACAAATGAAACCAACATTAACCAAAAAATAGTGACCAAGTACAATAATCTTCTAACAGAATGCTTTTTAGTTACTTAGTGAACATTAAAATTTAAGTAAGAAgtccacttttttttttaaaatatatatatatatattctacttAAACAACGATAGTGAACATTAAAATTTAAGTAAGAAGtccactttttttttaaaaaaaaaaatatatatatatatatatatatatatattctacttAAACAACGTTTTATATCGTACAAAATACACCCATTAGAGTTTCTAATTTACTACTACTACCTCCGTCATTTTATGGCAATGTGTTTGTTTTATATCGTACAAAATACACCCATTAGAGTTTCTAATTTACTACTCCTACCTCCGTCATTTTATGGCAATGTGTTTGTAAATCACTCTTATGCATAATCACTCCGTTcgagaaaagataatttttttcctattttacccttaagttagtttactttttgttcaaattaatttcaagacacaacgtaaacattatttaatatgGTACTATAACAAAATaagcatgttattaattatttttcttaataggtgtATCATTTCAAATTATGACAAGTAAAATCGAATGGTGGGAGTATATAACATTTTTACATTAAAAATCATATTACCATAATACGTATATAACGAAGAGTCACTTGTTGCAGGTCAATGAAACACCATTGTATTATCCATgtcaatatcataaaattcatattagtACTAGCAAGAAGGATTAGAGTAGGTGATAACATACGTGGAGCAGTCAGTGGAGGGGCTGATCTTGTAAGGAATGTTAACGCCACAAGCAGTAGGGAGACCAGCAGCTTTGCTCAGATTAATGCCCTTGATAGCATTAGCGGCGGATTTCAAGCAAGTGCATGCTGTCTTTCGGTCCGCTGGGGTCTTAGCTGCACCCAGGAGAGCCCTAACACCACCGCAGCAGCTTCCTAAAGGGCCACTACCCTGTAGATAAGGGAGGCAAGCAGCCAAGTCACCTGCAACCTGACCGCATGTCAGTGCCTCTGCATGGGGTGCAGCCACCACCATGCACAAAACTACCAAGCATGCAATCTTGCTAACCATCTCCATTGTTGTAAAAAAGTGAGAAAGATAAAATACAAGAGAGTAGGGAAGGAAGTTGTATGATGATGTATTACTAATGTATTTGCTTCAGTGTGGGTGAAAAATCTAGTGAGACTTTCGGGCTTTTATAGAAGGAAATTTGGACTAAAATGGCCAATAGAGGAGTGGGAGAATTAGTTGGTAGTTGTGGTGAAATTTAATGCATTTTGAAATTACATAATTATGGTGCCGCTAGTTATAAAGCCATGGTGTGATGATAAAAAAAATGGACCTCGTCCCTAACTTaacctcaaaagttagctcatgGGACGAGAATTGTTCAAGATCACATAAGGATATCAAGAACTCTTTAACCCATCGATGTGAGACTCCAACATCTTTGCGCGTCCAGGGCTGAATATCTAAAGCGTGG
Coding sequences:
- the LOC107845895 gene encoding non-specific lipid-transfer protein 1; amino-acid sequence: MEMVSKIACLVVLCMVVAAPHAEALTCGQVAGDLAACLPYLQGSGPLGSCCGGVRALLGAAKTPADRKTACTCLKSAANAIKGINLSKAAGLPTACGVNIPYKISPSTDCSTVQ